Proteins encoded together in one Salvelinus fontinalis isolate EN_2023a chromosome 6, ASM2944872v1, whole genome shotgun sequence window:
- the LOC129858215 gene encoding cullin-4B-like isoform X2, translated as MESLVEGLPSPNPPPPTQEARPAASDVNNDSSITSSKKRKINSSEREDIDSISSSPKTTNYSSSSCTSTSQHIQKKLRFEDSVDFIGLDVKMAEESSASCSSNKMKTVFLAGGVGHHANGLTKTAGSTTFSNSKPGAAKKLVIKNFKEKPKLPENYTHETWQKLKEAVEAIQNSISIKYNLEELYQAVENLCSHKISAKLYKQLQVVCEDHIKAQIDQFREDALDSTLFLKKIDKCWQDHCRQMIMIRSIFLFLDRTYVLQNSMLPSVWDMGLELFRFYIISDMKVQSKTIDGILLLIERERSGETVDRSLLRSLLSMLSDLQIYQDSFEQRFLEETNRLYAAEGQRLMQEREVPDYLHHVNKRLEEEADRVITYLDQSTQKPLIATVEKQLLGEHLTATLQKGLNHLLDENRIQDLCLLYQLFSRVRGGVLVLLQHWIEYIKAFGSTMVINPEKDKTMVQELLDFKDKVDHIIHICFMKNEKFVNAMKEAFETFINKRTNKPAELIAKHVDWKLRAGNKEATDEELEKMLDKIMIIFRFIYGKDVFEAFYKKDLAKRLLVGKSASVDAEKSMLSKLKHECGAAFTSKLEGMFKDMELSKDIMVQFKQCQNLPGNIELTVNILTMGYWPTYVPMEVHLLPEMVRLQEIFKTFYLGKHSGRKLQWQSTLGHCVLKAEFKEGKKELQVSLFQTLVLLMFNEGEEFTLEEIKLATGIEDGELRRTLQSLACGKARVIHKVPKSKDVEDGDKFSCNDDFKHKLFRIKINQIQMKETVEEQASTTERVYQDRQYQIDAAIVRIMKMRKTLSHNLLVSEVYNQLKFPVKPADLKKRIESLIDRDYMERDKENPNQYNYVA; from the exons ATGGAATCGCTTGTAGAAG GTTTACCTTCCCCTAATCCCCCACCGCCAACCCAAGAGGCTAGACCAGCAGCTTCAGATGTAAATAACGACAGCAGTATCACGTCTTCGAAGAAGAGGAAAATAAACAGTTCTGAGAGGGAAGACATTGATTCAATCTCTTCATCTCCTAAAACCACAAATTATTCATCTTCCTCCTGCACCTCCACTTCGCAACACATTCAGAAGAAGTTGAGGTTCGAAGATTCAGTAGATTTCATTGGACTGGATGTGAAAATGGCCGAGGAGTCGTCTGCATCGTGTTCTTCTAACAAgatgaaaacagtttttttggcTGGGGGTGTTGGGCACCATGCAAACGGGCTGACGAAAACGGCAGGCTCCACTACCTTCTCCAACAGCAAACCTGGCGCTGCAAAGAAACTagtcatcaagaacttcaaag AAAAGCCCAAATTGCCAGAGAACTACACACACGAGACCTGGCAAAAGTTAAAGGAGGCGGTCGAGGCCATTCAGAACAGCATTTCAATCAAGTACAATCTTGAGGAGCTCTACCAG GCTGTGGAGAACCTCTGCTCCCATAAGATATCAGCCAAGCTCTACAAACAACTACAGGTTGTATGTGAAGACCACATCAAGGCACAAATCGATCAATTCAGAGA GGATGCACTGGACAGTACACTCTTCCTGAAGAAAATAGACAAGTGTTGGCAAGATCACTGCAGACAAATG ATCATGATTAGAAGTATATTTTTGTTCTTGGACCGCACCTATGTTTTACAAAATTCAATGCTCCCGTCAGTCTG GGACATGGGCCTGGAGTTGTTTAGGTTTTACATTATCAGCGACATGAAGGTCCAGAGCAAGACCATTGACGGAATCCTGCTGCTCATCGAGAGGGAGCGCAGCGGCGAGACCGTTGACCGTAGCCTGCTGCGGAGCCTATTGAGCATGCTTTCTGACCTGCAG ATTTATCAGGACTCCTTTGAGCAGCGCTTTCTGGAGGAGACTAATCGTCTGTATGCCGCTGAGGGACAGAGGCTGatgcaggagagagag GTCCCAGATTATCTCCATCACGTCAACAAACGCTTAGAGGAGGAAGCGGACAGAGTCATCACGTATCTAGACCAGAGCACACA AAAACCTCTCATTGCCACTGTGGAAAAGCAACTACTGGGTGAACATCTCACTGCAACACTGCAGAAAG GTTTGAATCACCTGCTAGATGAGAACAGAATCCAGGACTTGTGTCTTCTCTATCAGCTCTTCAGTCGGGTGAGAGGGGGCGTGCTAGTCCTCCTACAGCACTGGATCGAGTACATCAAG GCCTTTGGAAGTACGATGGTCATTAACCCTGAGAAGGATAAGACTATGGTACAGGAGCTGCTGGACTTCAAGGACAAGGTGGACCACATCATCCACATCTGCTTCATGAAGAATGAGAAGTTTGTCAATGCCATGAAGGAAGCCTTCGAGACCTTCATCAACAAGAGGACAAACAAACCTGCTGAGCTCATTG CAAAACACGTGGATTGGAAGCTGAGGGCGGGAAACAAGGAGGCCACGGACGAGGAGCTGGAGAAGATGTTGGACAAGATCATGATCATCTTCCGATTTATTTATG GAAAAGATGTTTTTGAGGCCTTCTACAAGAAAGATCTGGCCAAGAGGTTGCTGGTGGGAAAGAGTGCCTCCGTGGATGCCGAGAAGTCCATGCTGTCGAAACTGAAACATG AATGTGGAGCGGCATTCACCAGCAAGCTGGAAGGCATGTTCAAGGACATGGAGCTTTCCAAGGACATCATGGTGCAGTTCAAACAG TGTCAAAACCTCCCTGGTAACATTGAGCTGACGGTGAACATCCTCACCATGGGATACTGGCCCACCTACGTCCCAATGGAGGTCCATCTGCTCCCAGAG ATGGTGCGGCTGCAGGAGATTTTCAAGACGTTTTACCTCGGCAAGCACAGTGGCAGAAAGCTACAGTGGCAGTCGACATTAGGCCATTGTGTTTTAAAAGCTGAATTTAAAGAG GGCAAAAAGGAGCTTCAGGTATCCCTGTTTCAGACACTAGTGCTGCTCATGTTCAATGaaggagaggaattcaccttagAGGAGATCAAGCTAGCTACAGGAATAG AGGATGGCGAGCTGCGGCGTACCCTGCAGTCGTTGGCGTGTGGCAAGGCGCGCGTCATCCACAAAGTCCCCAAAAGCAAAGACGTGGAGGACGGAGACAAGTTCTCGTGTAACGATGACTTCAAACACAAACTCTTCAGGATTAAGATCAACCAGATCCAGATGAAAGAAACG GTGGAGGAGCAAGCCAGCACCACGGAACGAGTCTACCAGGACCGGCAGTATCAGATCGACGCCGCCATCGTCAGGATCATGAAGATGAGGAAGACTCTGAGCCATAACCTCTTGGTGTCGGAAGTGTACAACCAACTCAAGTTCCCTGTCAAG CCTGCTGACCTAAAGAAGAGAATAGAGTCCCTCATTGACAGAGATTACATGGAGCGCGACAAGGAAAACCCCAACCAATATAACTATGTGGCTTAA
- the LOC129858215 gene encoding cullin-4B-like isoform X1 — MISRLAIAITICIHFFMFPLGLPSPNPPPPTQEARPAASDVNNDSSITSSKKRKINSSEREDIDSISSSPKTTNYSSSSCTSTSQHIQKKLRFEDSVDFIGLDVKMAEESSASCSSNKMKTVFLAGGVGHHANGLTKTAGSTTFSNSKPGAAKKLVIKNFKEKPKLPENYTHETWQKLKEAVEAIQNSISIKYNLEELYQAVENLCSHKISAKLYKQLQVVCEDHIKAQIDQFREDALDSTLFLKKIDKCWQDHCRQMIMIRSIFLFLDRTYVLQNSMLPSVWDMGLELFRFYIISDMKVQSKTIDGILLLIERERSGETVDRSLLRSLLSMLSDLQIYQDSFEQRFLEETNRLYAAEGQRLMQEREVPDYLHHVNKRLEEEADRVITYLDQSTQKPLIATVEKQLLGEHLTATLQKGLNHLLDENRIQDLCLLYQLFSRVRGGVLVLLQHWIEYIKAFGSTMVINPEKDKTMVQELLDFKDKVDHIIHICFMKNEKFVNAMKEAFETFINKRTNKPAELIAKHVDWKLRAGNKEATDEELEKMLDKIMIIFRFIYGKDVFEAFYKKDLAKRLLVGKSASVDAEKSMLSKLKHECGAAFTSKLEGMFKDMELSKDIMVQFKQCQNLPGNIELTVNILTMGYWPTYVPMEVHLLPEMVRLQEIFKTFYLGKHSGRKLQWQSTLGHCVLKAEFKEGKKELQVSLFQTLVLLMFNEGEEFTLEEIKLATGIEDGELRRTLQSLACGKARVIHKVPKSKDVEDGDKFSCNDDFKHKLFRIKINQIQMKETVEEQASTTERVYQDRQYQIDAAIVRIMKMRKTLSHNLLVSEVYNQLKFPVKPADLKKRIESLIDRDYMERDKENPNQYNYVA; from the exons ATGATTAGTAGACTGGCTATAGCTATTACAATTTGTATTCATTTTTTCATGTTTCCATTAGGTTTACCTTCCCCTAATCCCCCACCGCCAACCCAAGAGGCTAGACCAGCAGCTTCAGATGTAAATAACGACAGCAGTATCACGTCTTCGAAGAAGAGGAAAATAAACAGTTCTGAGAGGGAAGACATTGATTCAATCTCTTCATCTCCTAAAACCACAAATTATTCATCTTCCTCCTGCACCTCCACTTCGCAACACATTCAGAAGAAGTTGAGGTTCGAAGATTCAGTAGATTTCATTGGACTGGATGTGAAAATGGCCGAGGAGTCGTCTGCATCGTGTTCTTCTAACAAgatgaaaacagtttttttggcTGGGGGTGTTGGGCACCATGCAAACGGGCTGACGAAAACGGCAGGCTCCACTACCTTCTCCAACAGCAAACCTGGCGCTGCAAAGAAACTagtcatcaagaacttcaaag AAAAGCCCAAATTGCCAGAGAACTACACACACGAGACCTGGCAAAAGTTAAAGGAGGCGGTCGAGGCCATTCAGAACAGCATTTCAATCAAGTACAATCTTGAGGAGCTCTACCAG GCTGTGGAGAACCTCTGCTCCCATAAGATATCAGCCAAGCTCTACAAACAACTACAGGTTGTATGTGAAGACCACATCAAGGCACAAATCGATCAATTCAGAGA GGATGCACTGGACAGTACACTCTTCCTGAAGAAAATAGACAAGTGTTGGCAAGATCACTGCAGACAAATG ATCATGATTAGAAGTATATTTTTGTTCTTGGACCGCACCTATGTTTTACAAAATTCAATGCTCCCGTCAGTCTG GGACATGGGCCTGGAGTTGTTTAGGTTTTACATTATCAGCGACATGAAGGTCCAGAGCAAGACCATTGACGGAATCCTGCTGCTCATCGAGAGGGAGCGCAGCGGCGAGACCGTTGACCGTAGCCTGCTGCGGAGCCTATTGAGCATGCTTTCTGACCTGCAG ATTTATCAGGACTCCTTTGAGCAGCGCTTTCTGGAGGAGACTAATCGTCTGTATGCCGCTGAGGGACAGAGGCTGatgcaggagagagag GTCCCAGATTATCTCCATCACGTCAACAAACGCTTAGAGGAGGAAGCGGACAGAGTCATCACGTATCTAGACCAGAGCACACA AAAACCTCTCATTGCCACTGTGGAAAAGCAACTACTGGGTGAACATCTCACTGCAACACTGCAGAAAG GTTTGAATCACCTGCTAGATGAGAACAGAATCCAGGACTTGTGTCTTCTCTATCAGCTCTTCAGTCGGGTGAGAGGGGGCGTGCTAGTCCTCCTACAGCACTGGATCGAGTACATCAAG GCCTTTGGAAGTACGATGGTCATTAACCCTGAGAAGGATAAGACTATGGTACAGGAGCTGCTGGACTTCAAGGACAAGGTGGACCACATCATCCACATCTGCTTCATGAAGAATGAGAAGTTTGTCAATGCCATGAAGGAAGCCTTCGAGACCTTCATCAACAAGAGGACAAACAAACCTGCTGAGCTCATTG CAAAACACGTGGATTGGAAGCTGAGGGCGGGAAACAAGGAGGCCACGGACGAGGAGCTGGAGAAGATGTTGGACAAGATCATGATCATCTTCCGATTTATTTATG GAAAAGATGTTTTTGAGGCCTTCTACAAGAAAGATCTGGCCAAGAGGTTGCTGGTGGGAAAGAGTGCCTCCGTGGATGCCGAGAAGTCCATGCTGTCGAAACTGAAACATG AATGTGGAGCGGCATTCACCAGCAAGCTGGAAGGCATGTTCAAGGACATGGAGCTTTCCAAGGACATCATGGTGCAGTTCAAACAG TGTCAAAACCTCCCTGGTAACATTGAGCTGACGGTGAACATCCTCACCATGGGATACTGGCCCACCTACGTCCCAATGGAGGTCCATCTGCTCCCAGAG ATGGTGCGGCTGCAGGAGATTTTCAAGACGTTTTACCTCGGCAAGCACAGTGGCAGAAAGCTACAGTGGCAGTCGACATTAGGCCATTGTGTTTTAAAAGCTGAATTTAAAGAG GGCAAAAAGGAGCTTCAGGTATCCCTGTTTCAGACACTAGTGCTGCTCATGTTCAATGaaggagaggaattcaccttagAGGAGATCAAGCTAGCTACAGGAATAG AGGATGGCGAGCTGCGGCGTACCCTGCAGTCGTTGGCGTGTGGCAAGGCGCGCGTCATCCACAAAGTCCCCAAAAGCAAAGACGTGGAGGACGGAGACAAGTTCTCGTGTAACGATGACTTCAAACACAAACTCTTCAGGATTAAGATCAACCAGATCCAGATGAAAGAAACG GTGGAGGAGCAAGCCAGCACCACGGAACGAGTCTACCAGGACCGGCAGTATCAGATCGACGCCGCCATCGTCAGGATCATGAAGATGAGGAAGACTCTGAGCCATAACCTCTTGGTGTCGGAAGTGTACAACCAACTCAAGTTCCCTGTCAAG CCTGCTGACCTAAAGAAGAGAATAGAGTCCCTCATTGACAGAGATTACATGGAGCGCGACAAGGAAAACCCCAACCAATATAACTATGTGGCTTAA